A single genomic interval of candidate division KSB1 bacterium harbors:
- a CDS encoding anti-sigma factor, whose product MDHNELKDLAAAYSLGSLDPDEKRQFEAHLRQDCEECLTLVKEMQEVTISMGQSVQPETPPAHIKEKLFAAIEDEKSTSAEIPSVGLPLIEKLRSAKRRWQFTAYGLGFAAILLFVLFSTYSSGLKSELDLLAARMAAGEKLIQNLRTELNDKARVLQIMRAPQLKMADLNGLPPSPEARGKVIWDPENDQAVFFGFNLAAIPSDKDYQLWMLKGNQPISAGVFTPDADGNAISEFTTIPDDENISAFAVTLEPKGGVAQPTGEMYLIGAL is encoded by the coding sequence ATGGACCATAATGAATTAAAAGATCTGGCTGCTGCTTATAGTTTGGGCTCCTTGGATCCTGATGAAAAACGGCAGTTTGAAGCCCACCTTCGTCAAGACTGCGAAGAATGTCTAACATTGGTCAAAGAGATGCAGGAAGTGACAATCTCAATGGGCCAATCTGTACAGCCGGAAACGCCGCCAGCTCACATCAAAGAAAAACTATTTGCAGCCATTGAGGATGAAAAATCGACTTCAGCCGAGATACCATCTGTGGGACTTCCCCTGATCGAAAAACTTCGTTCAGCCAAACGCCGATGGCAGTTCACGGCATATGGTTTAGGCTTTGCCGCCATTTTATTATTTGTTCTGTTTTCAACTTATTCTTCCGGCCTTAAATCCGAACTTGATTTACTGGCAGCGCGAATGGCAGCCGGCGAAAAACTGATCCAGAATTTGCGCACCGAATTAAACGACAAAGCACGCGTTCTGCAAATTATGCGGGCGCCGCAACTAAAAATGGCAGATCTGAATGGTTTACCGCCATCACCGGAAGCCAGAGGCAAGGTGATTTGGGACCCGGAAAATGATCAAGCCGTGTTCTTTGGATTTAATCTTGCCGCAATCCCATCGGATAAGGACTACCAGTTATGGATGCTAAAAGGCAATCAACCGATCAGCGCCGGGGTGTTTACGCCGGATGCGGACGGCAACGCCATCTCTGAATTTACAACTATTCCCGATGATGAAAACATCAGCGCGTTTGCGGTTACACTGGAACCCAAGGGGGGAGTTGCGCAGCCAACCGGGGAAATGTATTTGATAGGGGCGTTGTAG
- a CDS encoding VOC family protein, whose amino-acid sequence MKVNQILETCLYVDDLDAAKDFYTVVLGLKVYSRSENRHLFFRCGNQMLLLFNPGETSKKITEVPVHGANGPGHVAFQIKASEISAWRDHLKQNDVEIESEIDWPKGGYSIYFRDPAGNSLELASVGIWG is encoded by the coding sequence ATGAAAGTCAATCAAATATTAGAAACATGCCTCTACGTGGATGATTTGGATGCCGCAAAGGATTTTTATACGGTTGTTCTCGGGTTGAAGGTTTATTCCCGTTCCGAGAATAGACATCTATTTTTCCGATGTGGCAATCAGATGCTACTACTTTTCAATCCAGGCGAGACATCTAAAAAGATTACGGAGGTGCCAGTTCATGGGGCAAATGGCCCGGGTCACGTGGCTTTCCAAATTAAAGCATCTGAAATTTCAGCCTGGCGTGATCATCTGAAACAAAATGATGTCGAAATTGAATCTGAAATTGATTGGCCTAAAGGCGGTTATTCCATCTATTTTAGAGATCCGGCAGGTAATAGTCTGGAGTTAGCTTCGGTTGGTATTTGGGGCTAA
- a CDS encoding SDR family NAD(P)-dependent oxidoreductase, translated as MELKNKVAIVTGGSKGIGRAIAMALAKEGTNVAISARDGKTLERTAAEVKAQGVDVFSFTGNMSVEAEIKRFIEATINRFGQLDVLINNAGVGLFHRIADFPTKDWDELFQLNVRGLFIATRECLPHLHKAGESAVVNVVSLAGKNAFLNGGGYSATKHAVLAFSRCLFLEERENGVRVLAICPGSVDTDFFDDRSEISNTRRQNMVQSEDVAESILHMLKLPQRAMVSEIDIRPTNPGK; from the coding sequence ATGGAATTAAAAAACAAAGTAGCCATTGTCACAGGCGGGAGTAAAGGAATCGGTCGTGCCATAGCAATGGCTTTAGCCAAAGAAGGAACGAATGTTGCAATTTCCGCCAGAGATGGAAAAACCCTGGAGAGAACGGCTGCAGAAGTCAAGGCACAAGGTGTTGATGTTTTCTCATTCACCGGAAATATGAGTGTTGAAGCAGAGATCAAACGGTTCATCGAAGCGACGATAAATCGGTTTGGGCAATTGGATGTACTGATCAACAATGCGGGCGTGGGACTCTTTCATCGGATTGCAGATTTCCCAACAAAAGATTGGGATGAACTATTTCAGTTAAATGTTCGCGGATTATTTATTGCGACAAGAGAATGTCTTCCCCACTTGCATAAAGCCGGCGAATCGGCCGTTGTGAATGTTGTTTCCCTTGCCGGTAAAAATGCCTTTTTGAATGGCGGCGGTTATTCGGCTACAAAGCATGCCGTCCTGGCATTTAGCCGGTGTTTATTTTTGGAAGAACGCGAAAACGGCGTTCGGGTTCTGGCGATTTGTCCAGGTTCGGTAGATACCGATTTTTTTGATGATCGATCCGAAATTTCTAATACCCGGCGACAGAACATGGTGCAGTCAGAAGATGTAGCCGAAAGCATCCTTCATATGCTTAAACTGCCGCAACGAGCAATGGTGAGTGAAATTGATATTCGGCCTACAAACCCGGGAAAATAA
- a CDS encoding sigma-70 family RNA polymerase sigma factor, whose translation MKLEIQKERQDFPDQKLMQEIADKQKWAFSIIYDRHSAMLFGLALKILHDRSSAEDVLQELFLSVWEKADKFKTERGNAVAWMTILCRNKCIDKLRKLEVNKQRSTELDEESVIQVKAHQSSDDQFDLARQAILQKSVAEAMAELPGEQKQLIEMAFFSGFTQSEIAGELKLPLGTVKTRIRSGMKKLHDILKEKLI comes from the coding sequence GTGAAGTTAGAGATTCAAAAAGAACGGCAGGATTTTCCAGATCAAAAACTGATGCAAGAAATTGCCGATAAACAAAAATGGGCTTTTTCCATAATCTATGACAGGCATTCTGCAATGCTGTTTGGGTTGGCTTTGAAGATATTGCACGACCGTTCTTCAGCTGAAGATGTTCTCCAGGAATTATTTTTGTCGGTTTGGGAAAAAGCTGATAAATTCAAAACTGAACGGGGAAATGCGGTTGCATGGATGACAATATTATGCCGAAACAAATGCATAGACAAATTGCGAAAGCTTGAAGTCAATAAACAAAGATCAACCGAATTGGATGAGGAGTCTGTGATTCAGGTAAAAGCACATCAATCATCTGATGATCAATTTGATTTGGCACGACAAGCTATTTTACAAAAATCTGTTGCCGAGGCAATGGCTGAATTGCCGGGCGAGCAAAAGCAGCTTATTGAAATGGCTTTTTTTAGCGGATTTACGCAATCAGAAATTGCCGGCGAATTAAAATTACCTTTAGGTACTGTGAAAACAAGAATTCGATCGGGCATGAAAAAATTACACGATATTTTAAAAGAGAAATTGATTTGA